The proteins below are encoded in one region of Amycolatopsis magusensis:
- a CDS encoding cytochrome P450, with translation MTTLADRWGIHPSQSWLHGRQPEHPVSFDEEHGTWDVYGYAEAVEILGDHKRFSSDFSTVFPGMADESQSAGNILQMDPPDHRKLRTLVSHAFTPKMVADLEPRIAELTGELLDNVAGRDEFDLVTELAYPLPVIVIAELLGVPGSDRELFRKWADLLFTDPEPLSLNDEDGEQMRRFEKQQEELQPMLDYLHAHAAERRRHPREDLLSKLVQAEVDGEQLTDLQVVNFANILLLAGHITTTMLLGNTVLCLDGNPDQAERVRADRRLVPSAIEESLRLLSPFAQVARVTTIEVELGGRKIPPNQVLMVWLSAANHDVRQFDRPDVFDPARDPNPHLAFGRGVHFCLGAPLARLEGRIAMNVLLDRFPTLRTDPANPPSFMVAPSTLGVRHLPLRTQA, from the coding sequence ATGACCACACTGGCGGACCGATGGGGAATCCATCCCAGCCAGTCCTGGTTGCACGGGCGCCAGCCCGAGCACCCGGTGTCCTTCGATGAGGAACACGGCACCTGGGACGTCTACGGCTACGCGGAAGCGGTCGAGATCCTCGGTGACCACAAGCGCTTCTCGTCGGATTTCTCAACGGTCTTCCCGGGGATGGCCGACGAATCCCAGTCCGCAGGCAACATCCTGCAGATGGACCCGCCCGACCACCGCAAGCTGCGCACCCTGGTCAGCCACGCCTTCACCCCGAAGATGGTGGCCGACCTCGAACCGCGGATCGCCGAGCTGACCGGCGAACTGCTCGACAACGTCGCCGGTCGCGACGAGTTCGACCTGGTCACCGAACTGGCCTACCCGCTGCCGGTGATCGTCATCGCCGAACTGCTCGGCGTGCCCGGCAGCGATCGCGAGCTGTTCCGGAAGTGGGCGGACCTGCTGTTCACCGACCCGGAACCGCTGTCGCTCAACGACGAAGACGGCGAGCAGATGCGCAGGTTCGAGAAGCAGCAGGAAGAGCTGCAACCGATGCTCGACTACCTGCACGCCCACGCGGCCGAACGACGGCGGCACCCGCGGGAAGACCTGCTGAGCAAGCTGGTGCAGGCCGAAGTCGACGGCGAACAGCTGACCGACCTCCAGGTCGTCAACTTCGCGAACATCCTCCTGCTCGCCGGTCACATCACCACCACCATGCTGCTCGGCAACACCGTGCTGTGCCTCGACGGGAACCCGGACCAGGCGGAGCGCGTGCGGGCCGACCGCAGGCTCGTGCCGTCCGCGATCGAGGAGTCCCTGCGCCTGCTCAGCCCGTTCGCACAGGTCGCCAGGGTCACCACGATCGAGGTGGAGCTCGGTGGCCGGAAGATCCCGCCGAACCAGGTGCTCATGGTGTGGCTCTCGGCGGCGAACCACGACGTGCGTCAGTTCGACCGGCCGGACGTGTTCGACCCCGCCCGCGATCCCAACCCGCACCTGGCGTTCGGCCGCGGCGTGCACTTCTGCCTCGGCGCCCCGCTCGCCCGGCTCGAAGGCCGCATCGCGATGAACGTCCTGCTGGACCGGTTCCCGACGCTGCGCACCGATCCCGCGAACCCGCCGTCCTTCATGGTGGCGCCGAGCACGCTGGGCGTCCGGCACCTGCCCCTGCGGACTCAGGCGTAG
- the ligD gene encoding non-homologous end-joining DNA ligase, producing the protein MTKGPKNDRLAKYQSMRDFTRTAEPAGDGKVRSKGNRFVVQRHRARRRHYDVRLEIDGVLVSWAVPKGPTLDPKARRMAVHVEDHPIEYADFEGVIPAGEYGGGDVIVWDRGTWEPVDTDDPLKAIENGNLHFNLYGEKLHGLFVLIRPRRAESEKDQWFLLHKQDEYAEPGWDAEDHPKSVKTGRTNDEVAANPDALWRSDLPAAEAEVRMGTQQWEPPTEDEMAALEDLGAKGTWELAGRTLNLTNLDKVLVPGRDGEDPLTKRDLIRYYTLVAPVMLPYLAGRPLNTHRFPNGTDKPGFWHKEVPGHAPEWLKRWHHEQAEAGDVQYYLVPDSLPAMAWLANYGAIELHAWTSRVPDVEKPTWALFDIDPGPETSFDDLLVLARLHRTALQHLGLEGRAKVTGQRGIQVWVPVEPRYTFAETRAWTETVSKTIGRAVPDLVSWKWTKDKRKGLARLDYTQNVVNKTLVAPYSVRPQPGAPVSVPIEWDELDDPELTPDRWTVRTLFDRLKSTGDPFAALLGIQQRLPNL; encoded by the coding sequence GTGACCAAAGGCCCGAAGAACGACCGGCTGGCCAAATACCAGTCGATGCGTGACTTCACGCGAACCGCCGAACCGGCGGGCGACGGCAAGGTCCGGTCCAAGGGCAACCGGTTCGTCGTCCAGCGGCACCGCGCCCGCCGCCGTCACTACGACGTGCGGCTGGAGATCGACGGCGTGCTGGTCAGCTGGGCGGTGCCGAAAGGCCCGACGCTCGACCCCAAAGCCCGCCGGATGGCCGTGCACGTCGAGGACCACCCCATCGAATACGCCGACTTCGAGGGCGTGATCCCAGCCGGCGAGTACGGCGGCGGTGACGTGATCGTCTGGGACCGCGGCACCTGGGAGCCGGTGGACACCGACGACCCGCTGAAGGCCATCGAGAACGGGAACCTGCACTTCAACCTCTACGGCGAAAAACTGCACGGCCTCTTCGTGCTGATCCGCCCGCGTCGCGCGGAGTCCGAAAAGGACCAGTGGTTCTTGCTGCACAAGCAGGACGAATACGCGGAGCCGGGCTGGGACGCCGAGGACCACCCGAAGTCGGTGAAGACCGGCCGCACGAACGACGAAGTGGCGGCCAACCCCGACGCGTTGTGGCGCAGCGACCTGCCCGCCGCCGAGGCCGAAGTTCGGATGGGCACCCAGCAGTGGGAGCCGCCGACCGAGGACGAGATGGCCGCGCTCGAGGACTTGGGCGCGAAGGGCACCTGGGAACTGGCCGGCCGCACGCTCAACCTGACCAACTTGGACAAGGTGCTGGTGCCCGGCCGCGACGGCGAGGACCCGCTGACCAAACGCGACCTGATCCGGTACTACACGCTGGTCGCGCCGGTGATGCTGCCGTACCTCGCCGGTCGTCCGCTGAACACGCACCGCTTCCCCAACGGCACCGACAAACCCGGCTTCTGGCACAAGGAGGTTCCCGGCCACGCACCCGAGTGGCTCAAGCGCTGGCACCACGAGCAGGCCGAAGCCGGCGATGTGCAGTACTACCTGGTCCCGGACAGCCTGCCCGCGATGGCCTGGCTGGCGAACTACGGCGCGATCGAACTGCACGCGTGGACCTCGCGCGTGCCCGACGTCGAAAAACCGACCTGGGCGCTGTTCGACATCGACCCCGGCCCGGAGACCTCGTTCGACGACCTGCTGGTGCTCGCCCGCCTGCACCGGACGGCGCTGCAGCACCTCGGGCTCGAAGGCCGCGCGAAGGTCACCGGCCAGCGCGGTATCCAGGTCTGGGTGCCGGTCGAACCGCGCTACACCTTCGCCGAAACGCGGGCCTGGACCGAAACCGTGTCGAAGACGATCGGCCGCGCCGTGCCCGACCTGGTCAGCTGGAAGTGGACCAAGGACAAGCGCAAGGGCCTGGCGCGGCTGGACTACACACAGAACGTGGTCAACAAGACGCTGGTCGCGCCCTACAGCGTGCGGCCCCAGCCGGGCGCGCCGGTTTCGGTGCCGATCGAGTGGGACGAGCTGGACGACCCCGAGTTGACCCCGGACCGCTGGACCGTGCGCACCCTGTTCGACCGGCTGAAGTCCACCGGCGATCCGTTCGCCGCTCTGCTCGGCATCCAGCAGCGCCTGCCCAACCTGTAG
- a CDS encoding LLM class F420-dependent oxidoreductase — translation MRHGIVLFTSDRGITPAAAAQAAETAGFDTFYVPEHTHIPVKREAPHPRTGGAALPDDRYLRTLDPWVALATAASVTTRIRLATAVALPVESDPITLAKTIASLDHLSGGRVTIGAGFGWNVDELADHGVPGSKRRTVLREYLEAMRALWTDDEASYAGEYVSFGASWAWPKPVQSHIPVLVGAGGTERTFRWIAKSADGWLTTPSDVDIDDKVALLRRIWQEAGRSGAPEVAALSGKPDPDRIAHLASIGVTELIFGLPDREPGEVVAWLGRLAGKLGIG, via the coding sequence GTGAGACACGGGATCGTGCTGTTCACCAGCGACCGGGGCATCACGCCCGCCGCCGCGGCCCAGGCCGCCGAAACAGCCGGTTTCGACACGTTCTACGTACCCGAGCACACGCACATCCCGGTCAAGCGGGAGGCACCGCACCCGCGCACCGGCGGCGCGGCGTTGCCGGACGACCGGTACCTGCGCACCCTCGATCCGTGGGTCGCGCTGGCGACCGCCGCCTCGGTGACCACGCGCATCCGGCTGGCGACCGCGGTGGCGTTGCCCGTCGAAAGCGACCCGATCACGCTGGCGAAGACCATCGCCAGTCTGGACCACCTGTCCGGCGGCCGGGTCACGATCGGCGCCGGGTTCGGCTGGAACGTCGACGAACTCGCCGACCACGGCGTGCCCGGGTCGAAACGGCGAACGGTGCTGCGCGAGTACCTCGAAGCGATGCGTGCGCTGTGGACCGACGACGAGGCGAGTTACGCCGGTGAGTACGTCTCGTTCGGCGCGAGCTGGGCTTGGCCGAAGCCGGTCCAGTCGCACATCCCGGTGCTGGTGGGCGCCGGGGGCACCGAGCGGACGTTCCGGTGGATCGCGAAGTCGGCCGACGGCTGGCTCACCACTCCGTCCGATGTGGACATCGACGACAAGGTGGCCCTGCTCCGGCGGATCTGGCAGGAGGCCGGGCGATCCGGCGCACCGGAGGTCGCCGCGTTGAGCGGGAAGCCCGACCCGGACCGGATCGCGCACCTCGCCTCGATCGGGGTCACCGAGTTGATCTTCGGTTTGCCGGACCGCGAGCCCGGCGAGGTCGTCGCGTGGCTGGGCAGGCTGGCAGGCAAGTTGGGCATCGGCTGA
- the modB gene encoding molybdate ABC transporter permease subunit: MTARRKARGRLPLILLIPALIGLAFLVVPLAGLIVRAPWSTLPSQLFSPEVGEALRLSLVCASLATVICLVLGVPLAWVLARGDLPGRGVLRALVTVPLVLPPVVGGVALLLVLGRRGPIGQYLDSWFGISLPFTTAGVVIAEAFVAMPFLVISVEGALRAADPRYEEAAATLGASRWLTFRRVTLPSIAPGIVAGTVLCWARALGEFGATITFAGNFPGETTTMPLAVYLALESDPDAAIVLSMVLLIVSVVVLASLRDRWIRGVS, translated from the coding sequence ATGACGGCACGCCGCAAGGCCCGCGGGCGCCTGCCCCTCATCCTGCTCATCCCGGCGCTGATCGGACTGGCGTTCCTGGTGGTACCGCTGGCCGGGTTGATCGTCCGGGCGCCGTGGAGCACGCTGCCCAGTCAGCTGTTCAGCCCGGAAGTCGGTGAGGCGCTGCGGCTGTCGTTGGTGTGCGCCAGCCTGGCGACGGTCATCTGCCTCGTGCTCGGCGTGCCGCTGGCGTGGGTGCTGGCCCGCGGCGACCTGCCGGGGCGCGGCGTTCTGCGTGCGCTGGTGACCGTGCCGCTCGTGCTGCCCCCGGTCGTCGGGGGCGTCGCCCTGCTGCTCGTGCTCGGCAGGCGGGGGCCGATCGGTCAGTATCTCGACTCCTGGTTCGGCATTTCCTTGCCCTTCACGACGGCCGGCGTCGTGATCGCCGAGGCGTTCGTCGCGATGCCGTTCCTGGTCATCTCGGTCGAGGGTGCGCTTCGTGCTGCGGATCCCCGCTATGAAGAGGCGGCGGCGACCTTGGGGGCGTCGCGTTGGCTGACGTTCCGGCGGGTCACGCTTCCCTCGATCGCGCCGGGCATCGTCGCGGGCACGGTCTTGTGCTGGGCGCGTGCGCTCGGTGAATTCGGCGCCACGATCACCTTCGCGGGCAACTTCCCCGGCGAGACCACCACGATGCCGCTCGCGGTCTACCTGGCGCTCGAGTCCGATCCGGACGCGGCGATCGTGCTGAGCATGGTGCTGCTCATCGTGTCGGTCGTGGTGCTGGCGAGCTTGCGCGACCGCTGGATCCGAGGTGTGTCGTGA
- a CDS encoding NPCBM/NEW2 domain-containing protein has product MVNHVAVTRYRILTLLAAALLTATGLVAPIAQANPAPARLATPPMGWNHWNKFRCQIDEGIVREIADAMVSTGLRDAGYQYVNVDDCWQAAARDTDGRLTSDPVTFPSGMAALADYVHARGLKFGIYTAVGEKSCEGRPASGGHYAQDAATFADWGVDYVKLDWCGATGDPHALTSEFRASLDSTGRSMALGVSRHGSPWLWPDRPADLWRTSADIDDEWHSMLRNAQEEAGLSGAAGAGKGWNDPDMLQIGNGKMSPVEYRAHFSLWAVLAAPLLMGNDLRRMDPETLSILANREVIAVDQDPLGVPGERLRTNGGEEVWARPLAGGDVAVVLFNRGPHSTEIRTSAHEIGLRPAHGYRLRDLWTGQEGTTPGSISADVPPHGAALFRVTPNAHGPAWPTLSAEADYLEPGRPTTVRVSRGASLDAPEGWQMRRLSPSRYEVTAPADAPIGPATLKLSAGRQQIEHVVVVPPAPPRGAGVLSNHPRLETDNGWYLPMKINQSFGPDDFCGDCPGGPLTIGDKTFETGLGTYASAQVSYYLGASCRSVDLAAGIDREVLAMNWPGAHNVKGTAKFVVYADGKPIFETGLLKAGEPAKHAKLDTLGVRELKLVNHSGGDGNFADHADWGGLQFDCRT; this is encoded by the coding sequence ATGGTGAACCATGTCGCGGTGACCAGGTACCGGATCTTGACCCTGCTGGCCGCCGCACTGCTCACCGCGACCGGCCTCGTCGCGCCGATCGCCCAGGCGAACCCGGCCCCGGCACGCCTCGCCACCCCGCCGATGGGCTGGAACCACTGGAACAAGTTCCGCTGCCAGATCGACGAGGGCATCGTCCGCGAAATCGCCGACGCGATGGTGTCGACCGGCCTGCGCGACGCGGGATACCAGTACGTCAACGTGGACGACTGCTGGCAGGCCGCCGCCCGCGACACCGACGGCCGGCTGACCTCGGACCCGGTCACCTTCCCCAGCGGCATGGCCGCCCTCGCCGACTACGTGCACGCCCGCGGGCTCAAGTTCGGCATCTACACCGCCGTCGGCGAGAAATCCTGCGAAGGACGACCGGCCAGCGGCGGCCACTACGCCCAGGACGCGGCGACCTTCGCCGACTGGGGCGTCGACTACGTCAAGCTCGACTGGTGCGGCGCCACCGGCGATCCGCACGCGCTGACCAGTGAATTCCGCGCGTCGCTGGATTCGACGGGCCGGTCCATGGCACTCGGCGTCTCCCGGCACGGCTCGCCGTGGTTGTGGCCCGACCGCCCGGCAGATCTCTGGCGCACCTCCGCCGACATCGACGACGAGTGGCACAGCATGCTCCGCAACGCCCAAGAGGAAGCCGGGCTGTCCGGCGCCGCCGGCGCGGGCAAGGGCTGGAACGACCCGGACATGCTGCAGATCGGCAACGGCAAGATGAGCCCGGTCGAGTACCGAGCGCACTTCAGCCTGTGGGCCGTGCTCGCCGCGCCCCTGCTGATGGGCAACGACCTGCGGCGGATGGACCCCGAGACGCTGAGCATCCTGGCCAACCGCGAGGTGATCGCCGTCGACCAGGACCCGCTCGGCGTGCCAGGGGAGCGGCTGCGAACCAACGGTGGCGAAGAGGTCTGGGCGCGTCCCCTCGCGGGCGGCGATGTCGCCGTCGTTCTGTTCAACCGAGGCCCGCACTCCACGGAAATTCGCACTTCAGCCCACGAAATCGGCCTGCGCCCAGCCCACGGCTACCGGCTGCGCGACCTCTGGACCGGCCAAGAAGGCACCACGCCGGGCAGCATCTCGGCCGACGTGCCCCCGCATGGCGCCGCGTTGTTCCGGGTCACGCCGAACGCGCACGGTCCCGCCTGGCCAACCCTCTCCGCCGAAGCGGACTACCTCGAGCCAGGCCGTCCCACGACGGTCCGGGTGTCGCGCGGCGCTTCGCTTGACGCCCCGGAAGGCTGGCAGATGCGCCGGTTGTCACCCAGCCGCTACGAGGTCACGGCCCCGGCCGACGCCCCCATCGGACCAGCCACCCTGAAGCTGAGCGCGGGTCGTCAACAAATCGAACACGTCGTCGTGGTGCCGCCCGCGCCTCCGCGGGGTGCCGGCGTTTTGTCGAACCACCCCCGGCTGGAGACCGACAACGGCTGGTACCTGCCGATGAAGATCAACCAGTCCTTCGGCCCCGACGACTTCTGCGGCGACTGTCCCGGCGGCCCGCTGACCATCGGCGACAAGACCTTCGAAACCGGCCTCGGTACCTACGCCTCGGCGCAGGTCAGCTATTACCTCGGTGCGTCGTGCCGCAGCGTCGACCTCGCCGCCGGAATCGACCGCGAGGTGCTGGCGATGAACTGGCCGGGCGCGCACAACGTGAAGGGCACCGCGAAGTTCGTCGTCTACGCCGACGGCAAACCGATCTTCGAAACCGGTCTGCTCAAGGCAGGCGAACCGGCGAAGCACGCGAAACTCGACACCCTTGGCGTGCGCGAACTGAAGCTCGTCAACCACAGCGGCGGCGACGGCAATTTCGCCGACCACGCCGACTGGGGCGGCCTCCAGTTCGACTGCCGCACCTAG
- a CDS encoding TetR/AcrR family transcriptional regulator produces the protein MVRLSRVELQERNRAKVLAAAREEFTERGFRDAKVDAIAERAELTRGAVYSNFPGKRALYFAVLADLAEQATEPPHATPGRDLREAVGSFARTWVTRLPLADDGSALDAARLGMDLVSEVSSDERLRKPFAQLTKLNALLLGLAMERLQPPERPAGAPPPRVVRVAESIWTTLQGASRLAASAPGFVEPFDVVSACEQLAGLELSDWWAVPRTKAAQKVEQPWAPPDAVDLVRREHVALDGDGVVAVLGLHRLAAVEQAVRFGDEVTVVLVTSSPEELMPLARLTIAELANCLRPAFPVSAWPRLKIVCDASGTLAAAAGVGEVDDDTEVAIRVEGGRIVARADGSGAGHAVAVARGKVAN, from the coding sequence ATGGTCCGGCTCAGCAGGGTGGAGCTGCAGGAACGCAATCGGGCGAAGGTGCTCGCGGCGGCGCGCGAGGAGTTCACCGAGCGAGGTTTCCGTGACGCGAAGGTCGACGCGATCGCCGAGCGCGCCGAGTTGACCCGGGGCGCCGTCTACTCGAACTTCCCCGGCAAGCGGGCTCTGTACTTCGCGGTGCTGGCGGACCTGGCCGAGCAGGCGACCGAGCCACCCCATGCCACGCCCGGCCGCGACCTGCGCGAGGCGGTGGGGTCGTTCGCTCGGACCTGGGTGACCCGGCTGCCGCTCGCGGACGACGGGTCGGCACTCGATGCGGCCCGGCTCGGCATGGACCTGGTGTCCGAGGTGAGTTCGGACGAGCGGTTGCGCAAGCCGTTCGCGCAATTGACGAAGCTCAACGCGTTGCTGCTCGGCTTGGCGATGGAGCGACTGCAGCCACCTGAGCGACCGGCGGGCGCACCGCCGCCCCGAGTGGTCCGGGTGGCCGAGTCGATTTGGACGACGTTGCAGGGCGCGAGCCGGCTGGCCGCGTCGGCACCGGGGTTCGTCGAGCCGTTCGACGTGGTCAGCGCGTGCGAGCAACTGGCGGGGCTCGAACTCAGCGATTGGTGGGCGGTTCCGCGGACGAAGGCGGCTCAAAAGGTGGAACAGCCGTGGGCGCCGCCGGACGCCGTCGACCTCGTGCGCCGCGAACACGTCGCGCTCGATGGCGACGGAGTCGTGGCGGTTCTCGGGCTGCATCGGCTGGCTGCCGTGGAGCAGGCCGTTCGTTTCGGCGACGAGGTCACCGTCGTGCTGGTCACCAGCTCGCCCGAGGAACTGATGCCACTGGCCCGGTTGACCATCGCCGAACTGGCCAACTGCCTGCGGCCTGCCTTCCCCGTGTCGGCCTGGCCTCGGCTGAAGATTGTTTGTGACGCCTCGGGCACGCTCGCCGCGGCGGCGGGTGTGGGCGAAGTCGACGACGACACGGAAGTCGCGATCCGCGTGGAGGGTGGGCGGATCGTCGCCCGGGCCGACGGATCCGGCGCCGGTCACGCGGTCGCCGTCGCCCGGGGCAAGGTTGCAAACTGA
- a CDS encoding alanine racemase, with translation MGTPYLALDRAKLEANIHRLRSRLGGTALRPHLKTAKSVEVARLLFDGGTGPITVSTLAEAEAFADAGFTDILYAVGFSPDKLDRVRALRERGVDLVVLLDSVDQVVPGIPALIEVDCDGHRGGIVPGDPVALDIARALGADLRGVLTHAGESYFADSPAALAAAAEQERQAAVAVADELRRAGHEVPVVSVGSTPTAHFADDLTGVTEVRAGNFVFFDLVMAGIGVCRIDDLALSVVTTVIGHRRDKGWILTDGGWMATSRDRGTARQRVDQRYGLVAKIDGGLYPDLLMTDASQEHGILALRDGSTETLPDLPIGTRVRILPNHACATAAQHDEYQLGNGERWHRVRGW, from the coding sequence ATGGGCACTCCGTACCTCGCGCTCGACCGGGCCAAGCTCGAAGCGAACATCCACCGGCTGCGCAGCCGGCTCGGCGGCACCGCGCTCCGCCCGCACCTCAAGACCGCGAAGTCGGTCGAGGTCGCGCGCCTGCTCTTCGACGGCGGAACCGGCCCGATCACCGTCTCCACCCTGGCCGAAGCGGAGGCCTTCGCGGACGCCGGTTTCACCGACATTCTCTACGCCGTCGGTTTTTCGCCCGACAAGCTCGACCGCGTGCGCGCGCTGCGCGAGCGCGGGGTCGACCTCGTCGTTCTGCTCGACAGCGTGGACCAGGTCGTGCCCGGCATCCCCGCGCTCATCGAGGTCGACTGCGACGGCCACCGCGGCGGCATCGTTCCGGGCGATCCCGTCGCCCTGGACATCGCGCGGGCCCTCGGCGCCGATCTGCGCGGCGTGCTGACCCATGCCGGCGAGTCCTACTTCGCGGACAGTCCCGCAGCCCTCGCCGCCGCCGCGGAACAGGAGCGACAGGCCGCGGTCGCCGTGGCCGACGAACTGCGCCGCGCCGGGCACGAAGTCCCGGTGGTGAGCGTCGGCTCCACACCGACCGCGCACTTCGCCGACGACCTCACCGGCGTGACCGAGGTCCGCGCGGGCAACTTCGTCTTCTTCGACCTGGTGATGGCGGGCATCGGCGTCTGCCGGATCGACGACCTCGCGCTGAGCGTGGTCACTACGGTGATCGGCCACCGCCGCGACAAGGGCTGGATCCTGACCGACGGCGGCTGGATGGCGACCTCCCGCGACCGCGGCACCGCCCGCCAGCGCGTCGACCAGCGGTACGGCCTCGTCGCGAAAATCGACGGCGGGCTCTACCCCGATCTCCTGATGACCGACGCCAGCCAGGAACACGGCATCCTCGCGCTGCGCGACGGCAGTACCGAAACCCTCCCGGACCTGCCGATCGGCACCCGGGTCCGCATCCTGCCGAACCACGCCTGCGCGACCGCCGCCCAGCACGACGAGTACCAGCTCGGCAACGGCGAACGGTGGCATCGCGTGCGCGGATGGTGA
- a CDS encoding ABC transporter ATP-binding protein produces MTLHADFRVSRDNGFRLALRLAVAPGEVVALLGPNGAGKTTALRVLAGLLPISEGTLRLDDRIWDEPSREFMLAEHRPIGVVFQDYLLFNHLSALENVAFGLRARGTDRATARRLAADWLDKVGLDAHQGTRPRSLSGGQAQRVALARALVTNPELLLLDEPLAALDAGTRLHIRAELGRHLADYPGRTLLVTHDPLDAMVLADRLVIVENGDVVQEGAPAEVARRPRTDYIAQLVGLNLHRGKAEGTTVALDTGGELIVAEPATGAVHVAFSPSAVSLHLDRPTGSPRNTWPVTVLGLEQHAHTIRVHLDGDPAVQADITPAVVAELRIVPGARLWAALKATEIQTYYA; encoded by the coding sequence GTGACGCTGCACGCCGACTTCCGGGTCAGCCGGGACAACGGGTTCCGCCTCGCGCTGCGGTTGGCCGTCGCACCTGGCGAAGTGGTCGCGCTACTGGGGCCGAACGGCGCGGGTAAGACGACCGCGTTGCGTGTGCTCGCCGGCCTGCTGCCGATCAGCGAAGGCACCTTGCGTCTGGACGATCGCATCTGGGACGAGCCATCGCGCGAGTTCATGCTCGCCGAGCATCGGCCGATCGGCGTCGTTTTCCAGGATTACCTGCTCTTCAATCACCTGTCCGCGCTGGAAAACGTCGCGTTCGGACTTCGTGCCCGCGGCACCGATCGCGCCACGGCGAGGCGTCTCGCCGCGGACTGGCTCGACAAGGTCGGTCTGGACGCCCACCAAGGCACCCGGCCACGTTCGCTGTCGGGCGGACAGGCGCAGCGGGTGGCGCTCGCCAGGGCGCTGGTCACGAACCCCGAGTTGCTGTTGCTGGACGAACCCCTCGCCGCCCTCGATGCCGGCACCCGGCTGCACATTCGCGCCGAGCTCGGCCGTCATCTCGCCGACTACCCGGGCCGCACGCTGCTTGTCACGCACGACCCGCTCGACGCGATGGTGCTCGCCGACCGGCTGGTGATCGTCGAAAACGGCGACGTGGTGCAGGAGGGCGCGCCCGCCGAGGTCGCGCGGCGCCCGCGCACCGACTACATCGCGCAGCTGGTCGGACTGAACCTGCACCGCGGCAAGGCCGAAGGCACGACAGTCGCACTGGACACCGGTGGCGAGCTGATCGTCGCCGAACCCGCCACCGGTGCCGTGCACGTGGCCTTCTCCCCCTCCGCCGTCAGCCTGCACCTCGACCGGCCGACCGGCAGTCCTCGCAACACCTGGCCGGTCACCGTGCTCGGGCTGGAACAGCACGCGCACACGATCCGCGTCCACCTGGACGGCGACCCCGCCGTCCAGGCCGACATCACCCCCGCGGTGGTCGCCGAGCTGCGGATCGTGCCGGGTGCCCGGCTGTGGGCGGCGCTGAAGGCCACGGAGATCCAGACCTACTACGCCTGA